A single window of Labrus mixtus chromosome 23, fLabMix1.1, whole genome shotgun sequence DNA harbors:
- the LOC132958680 gene encoding YTH domain-containing protein 1-like, which translates to MRIQIALLVAAFVAVTSAAPTTMPTPTTTAQAIHSTQHELMVSDVPKPDAAAAVEKLEPRALTQDAVEDEGVEQDAVEDEGVEQDAVEDEDVEQDAVEDEDVEQDAVEDDSVEQDSVEESLEQDAVEDESVEQDSSEDESLEQDAPDVESLEQDASDDENLEQDASVNENLVRAASDTESLVQDASDTESLVQDVSDTKSLVQDASDTKSLVQDASDTKSLVQDASDTKNLVRDASDTKSLVQDASDTKSLVQDASVNESLGK; encoded by the exons ATGAGGATCCAAATCGCGCTTCTGGTCGCTGCTTTTGTGGCTGTAACCAGTGCAGCACCGACAACAATGCCCACTCCAACTACAACAGCCCAAG CTATTCATTCAACCCAGCATGAGCTAATGGTTTCTGATGTGCCGAagcctgatgctgctgctgctgttgaaaaGCTAGAGCCGAGGGCACTCACGCAGGACGCTGTGGAAGATGAGGGCGTCGAGCAGGACGCTGTGGAAGATGAGGGCGTCGAGCAGGACGCTGTGGAAGATGAGGACGTCGAGCAGGACGCTGTGGAAGATGAGGACGTCGAGCAGGACGCTGTGGAAGATGACAGCGTCGAGCAGGACTCTGTGGAAGAGAGCCTCGAGCAGGACGCTGTGGAAGATGAAAGCGTCGAGCAGGACTCCTCCGAAGATGAGAGCCTCGAGCAGGACGCTCCGGACGTTGAGAGCCTTGAGCAGGACGCTTCGGACGATGAGAACCTCGAGCAGGACGCTTCGGTAAATGAGAACCTCGTGCGGGCCGCTTCCGACACTGAGAGCCTCGTGCAGGATGCTTCGGACACTGAGAGCCTCGTGCAGGATGTTTCGGACACTAAGAGCCTCGTGCAGGACGCTTCGGACACTAAGAGCCTCGTGCAGGACGCTTCGGACACTAAGAGCCTCGTGCAGGACGCTTCGGACACTAAGAACCTCGTGCGGGACGCTTCGGACACTAAGAGCCTCGTGCAGGACGCTTCGGACACTAAGAGCCTCGTGCAGGACGCTTCGGTAAATGAGAGCCTCGGTAAATGA
- the nicol1 gene encoding neuropeptide-like protein C4orf48 homolog translates to MAASGYVQTAVLLLALQLLSLGAADADQETGTVIPAESRPCVDCHAFEFMQRALQDLKKTAFNLDARTEMLVLRAERRALCDCMTTNSLR, encoded by the exons ATGGCAGCTAGTGGATATGTGCAGACAGCGGTGCTCCTGCTGGCGCTCCAGCTTCTCAGTCTCGGTGCAGCAGATGCGGATCAGGAGACAGGGACCGTCATCCCTGCCGAAA GTCGTCCGTGTGTGGACTGCCACGCGTTTGAGTTCATGCAGAGGGCACTGCAAGACTTAAAGAAGACGGCGTTTAACCTGGATGCCCGG ACGGAGATGCTGGTGCTGAGGGCGGAGAGGAGGGCTCTGTGCGACTGTATGACCACCAACTCACTGCGCTGA